From Macaca mulatta isolate MMU2019108-1 chromosome 1, T2T-MMU8v2.0, whole genome shotgun sequence, the proteins below share one genomic window:
- the TMCO2 gene encoding transmembrane and coiled-coil domain-containing protein 2, which translates to MSTSSFSNWDNLLDSLSTVWNWIQASFLGETSAPQQTNLGLLDNLAPAVQIILRISFLILLAIGIYALWKRSIRSIQKTLLFIITLYKLYKKGSAIFQALLANPEGSGLRIQDNNNIFLSLGLQEKILKKLLTVENKVKDLEGIIIAQKPATKRDCSSEPYCSCSDCQSPLPTSGFTSPFEM; encoded by the exons ATGTCAACATCTTCGTTTTCTAACTGGGACAACCTCTTAGATTCTCTGAGCACAGTATGGAATTGGATACAAGCAAGTTTTTTGGGAGAGACTAGTGCACCTCAGCAAACAAATTTGGGACTATTAGATAATCTTGCTCCGGCTGTGCAAATCATCTTGAggatttctttcttgattttgttGGCAATAGGAATATATGCCTTATGGAAACGAAGTATTCGGTCAATTCAG AAAACGTTGTTGTTTATAATCACACTCTACAAACTTTACAAGAAGGGCTCAGCTATTTTTCAGGCTTTGCTAGCCAACCCAGAAGGAAGTGGTCTCCGAATTCAAGACAATAATAATATCTTCCTGTCCTTGGGTCTGcaagagaaaattttgaaaaaacttCTGACAGTGGAAAACAAAGTGAAGGACCTAGAAGGGATAATCATTGCTCAAAAACCTGCCACGAAGAGGGATTGTTCCTCTGAGCCCTACTGCAGCTGCTCTGACTGCCAGAGTCCCTTGCCCACATCAGGGTTTACTTCCCCATTTGAAATGTGA